A DNA window from Vibrio sp. CDRSL-10 TSBA contains the following coding sequences:
- a CDS encoding helix-turn-helix domain-containing protein produces MSGIGMEIHTKAKLDSLENADIIIVPYWRTVDERPNVQLVEALRLANARGALIVGLCLGGYVLAYAGLLAGKRAATHWELEQDFTQRFPETSLDTNALYVEDSGVITSAGTAAGIDCCLYVFRKYYSSTIANRIARRMVVSPYRDGGQAQFIEQPIPITTSDSRINELMDRIRNDIGHKYTLDELAESVMMTRRTFTRKFHKATGMAFGEWLASERLNLAQDLLESTDLSIEQIVAKTGFSSVLVFRDKFKERYAVTPNRWRKTFHEQN; encoded by the coding sequence TTGTCTGGTATAGGGATGGAGATTCATACAAAAGCAAAACTCGACTCGCTTGAGAATGCGGATATCATCATCGTTCCTTATTGGCGTACCGTTGATGAAAGGCCTAATGTGCAGCTTGTTGAGGCGTTACGCCTTGCTAATGCGAGAGGTGCATTAATCGTCGGTCTGTGTCTTGGTGGCTATGTTCTGGCTTATGCCGGGTTATTAGCAGGAAAGCGTGCTGCAACTCATTGGGAACTGGAGCAAGATTTCACTCAACGTTTTCCGGAAACTTCACTCGATACCAATGCGCTATATGTTGAAGATAGTGGAGTTATTACATCCGCAGGCACCGCAGCCGGTATTGATTGCTGTTTGTATGTTTTCCGCAAATATTACAGCAGCACAATTGCCAACCGTATCGCCAGAAGAATGGTGGTTTCTCCTTATCGAGACGGCGGACAGGCACAATTCATTGAACAACCCATACCGATAACAACTTCAGATTCACGTATCAATGAGTTAATGGATCGAATCAGAAACGATATTGGTCATAAATATACTCTAGATGAACTCGCGGAGTCAGTGATGATGACCCGCCGTACCTTTACCCGAAAATTTCATAAGGCAACAGGGATGGCGTTTGGAGAATGGTTAGCTTCTGAGCGACTCAATTTGGCTCAGGATTTGCTCGAGTCTACTGATCTATCCATTGAACAAATCGTGGCTAAAACAGGATTTAGTTCGGTGTTGGTCTTCCGTGATAAATTCAAAGAACGTTATGCGGTTACTCCAAACCGTTGGAGAAAAACATTCCATGAGCAGAACTAA
- a CDS encoding helix-turn-helix transcriptional regulator: protein MRKRARNLHPSLSIEQAPSDVFMNFEAFLSNTETREHSHAWGQVQLISGGILEMEAQDTRFLAPPHLAIWVPAGIRHKSFNRKPIEYCSLNIAADMTTAFPSRTCLIKVTPIVSAIIDDFRRRQISVAESLQDKRLVQVLLDQLATQESQHHFLPSSNNKYLAPILAAVEESPTDDTSLQQWAEKVHATERTLARHCQAELGMSFTEWRLRVRYLYSMELLRSGHSVKEVALTLGYNQASPFISMFKKYSGQTPEQYKNRLL, encoded by the coding sequence TTGAGAAAACGCGCCAGAAACCTTCACCCCTCTTTATCGATTGAGCAGGCACCCTCCGATGTATTTATGAATTTTGAAGCCTTTCTGTCCAACACAGAAACCCGTGAGCACAGTCATGCCTGGGGCCAGGTGCAACTGATATCCGGTGGTATTCTGGAGATGGAAGCGCAGGACACCCGTTTTCTTGCACCGCCTCATCTGGCGATTTGGGTACCGGCGGGTATCCGGCACAAAAGTTTTAACCGTAAGCCGATCGAGTACTGTTCGCTGAACATTGCGGCCGATATGACTACGGCGTTTCCGAGCCGGACCTGCCTAATCAAAGTGACCCCGATCGTGTCAGCGATTATTGATGATTTTCGTCGCCGCCAGATAAGCGTGGCAGAATCACTGCAGGATAAACGTCTGGTTCAGGTGCTGCTTGATCAACTGGCGACTCAGGAAAGCCAGCACCATTTTCTGCCATCGAGTAATAATAAGTATCTGGCACCAATTCTGGCGGCCGTGGAAGAGAGCCCCACCGATGACACCAGTCTGCAGCAGTGGGCGGAAAAAGTGCATGCAACGGAACGAACTCTGGCACGCCATTGTCAGGCTGAATTGGGGATGAGCTTTACCGAGTGGCGTCTGCGGGTTCGTTATCTGTATTCAATGGAACTGCTGCGCAGCGGCCATTCAGTGAAAGAAGTCGCACTGACCTTAGGCTACAACCAGGCCAGCCCGTTTATCTCGATGTTTAAAAAATACTCCGGGCAGACCCCGGAGCAATACAAAAACCGTCTGCTTTAG
- a CDS encoding DUF808 domain-containing protein — protein sequence MAGASLLTLLDDIATVLDDVAVMSKMAAKKTAGVLGDDLALNAQQVSGVAAEREIPVVWAVAKGSFRNKCILVPAALIISSVAPWLIMPLLLLGGLFLCYEGAEKVLEKLFHPQPKKQPEQAMEELSQVSIEEYETKKVQGAIRTDFILSAEIIVIALGTVQGHAMLTQIAVVSLIAVIMTAGVYGLVAGIVKLDDLGFYLERKSQGKGGMAVVGSALVAFAPKLMKTLTVVGTAAMFLVGGGIVVHNVPVIHHWIEPVIMRVPELTLVSDLVPALLNGLIGVVAGLLVVAVMEVVHKVRGH from the coding sequence ATGGCTGGTGCAAGCTTATTAACCCTGTTAGATGATATCGCGACTGTGCTGGATGATGTTGCAGTGATGTCCAAGATGGCCGCCAAAAAGACAGCCGGTGTGTTGGGCGATGATTTGGCGCTCAATGCACAGCAGGTGTCAGGCGTTGCTGCTGAACGGGAAATTCCTGTGGTCTGGGCGGTTGCCAAAGGTTCATTTCGTAATAAATGCATTCTGGTGCCTGCGGCGCTGATCATCAGCTCTGTTGCGCCCTGGCTTATCATGCCTTTATTGCTGCTGGGCGGATTGTTTCTCTGTTATGAGGGGGCAGAGAAAGTGCTGGAGAAGCTGTTTCATCCGCAGCCCAAGAAACAGCCTGAGCAGGCGATGGAAGAGCTCAGTCAGGTCAGTATTGAGGAGTATGAAACCAAGAAGGTCCAGGGGGCGATCCGTACCGATTTTATTCTGTCTGCTGAGATCATTGTGATTGCCTTGGGCACCGTACAGGGGCATGCGATGCTGACCCAGATTGCGGTGGTCAGCCTGATTGCGGTGATCATGACGGCCGGTGTGTATGGCCTGGTGGCCGGGATCGTCAAACTCGACGATCTTGGTTTTTATCTGGAGCGTAAATCTCAGGGCAAAGGCGGTATGGCAGTGGTAGGGTCAGCATTAGTTGCGTTTGCACCTAAGTTAATGAAAACACTGACCGTTGTCGGAACAGCTGCGATGTTTCTGGTGGGCGGTGGTATTGTGGTGCACAACGTACCGGTTATTCATCACTGGATTGAGCCTGTGATCATGCGTGTTCCGGAGCTTACCCTGGTCTCAGACCTGGTTCCGGCGTTGCTGAACGGACTGATTGGTGTCGTGGCTGGCCTGCTTGTGGTGGCGGTGATGGAAGTCGTACATAAAGTACGCGGTCACTAA
- the rlmC gene encoding 23S rRNA (uracil(747)-C(5))-methyltransferase RlmC: MHCEFFEQQRCTSCSHCQLPYSVQIESKDRQLKTLLGAHAPRQWLAPVESAESGFRNKAKMVVMGAAHAPVLGIESQTDHSPLSLTQCALYPQPTRQLLDYLQYWIRIAGIPPYNKVKKKGELKYILLTRSEFNGQFMLRFVSRSKEVLPRIERNLPLLLAAFPALEVVSVNIQPVHMARLEGEEEIFLTESQVLMEQFNQVPMVIRPKSFFQTNPQVAAALYATARQWVREIAPARMWDLFCGVGGFALHCASEQTAVTGIEIEPEAIASAKRSAQAMGIDNLSFAALDSAQFSLGQSQAADLVLVNPPRRGLGAILTDQLMALAPQHILYSSCNPQSMLRDLEQLTNYQSVKLQWFDMFPHTDHAEVLLLLQRRN, encoded by the coding sequence ATGCATTGTGAATTCTTTGAACAGCAGCGCTGTACCTCCTGCAGCCACTGCCAACTCCCTTATTCCGTCCAGATTGAAAGCAAAGACCGCCAGCTTAAAACTCTGCTTGGTGCGCACGCGCCCCGGCAGTGGTTAGCCCCGGTTGAAAGCGCCGAGAGCGGATTTCGTAATAAGGCCAAAATGGTGGTTATGGGCGCGGCTCACGCTCCTGTGCTGGGGATTGAGAGTCAGACGGATCACTCGCCACTTTCTCTGACCCAGTGCGCGCTTTATCCGCAGCCGACCCGGCAACTGCTCGACTACTTGCAGTACTGGATTCGTATCGCTGGGATCCCGCCTTACAACAAGGTGAAGAAAAAGGGTGAGCTGAAATACATTCTGCTTACCCGCAGCGAATTTAACGGCCAGTTTATGCTGCGTTTTGTCAGCCGCAGTAAAGAGGTATTGCCTCGCATTGAGCGCAATTTACCGCTTCTGCTGGCTGCGTTTCCCGCGCTGGAAGTGGTGTCCGTCAATATCCAGCCGGTGCACATGGCGCGGTTGGAAGGGGAAGAAGAGATCTTCCTGACCGAGAGTCAGGTGCTGATGGAACAGTTTAATCAGGTCCCTATGGTTATTCGTCCGAAAAGCTTTTTTCAGACGAATCCGCAGGTGGCGGCTGCCCTGTATGCCACGGCGCGGCAATGGGTACGGGAAATTGCACCAGCGCGGATGTGGGATCTGTTTTGCGGTGTCGGCGGATTCGCACTGCACTGCGCCTCAGAGCAGACAGCCGTCACCGGCATTGAGATTGAACCGGAAGCGATCGCCAGTGCCAAGCGTTCGGCGCAGGCGATGGGTATCGATAACCTGAGTTTTGCCGCACTTGATTCAGCACAGTTCTCGCTTGGTCAGAGCCAGGCAGCCGATTTGGTGTTGGTTAACCCGCCACGGCGTGGACTGGGTGCGATACTGACTGACCAACTGATGGCTCTGGCGCCGCAACATATTCTCTATTCAAGTTGCAACCCGCAGTCGATGCTGCGCGATCTGGAGCAACTGACCAACTACCAAAGCGTTAAACTGCAGTGGTTCGATATGTTTCCGCATACCGATCATGCCGAAGTGTTACTGCTGCTGCAGCGACGCAATTAA
- the pyrC gene encoding dihydroorotase — protein MTTLTITRPDDWHVHLRDGEVLTDTVRDISRYNGRALIMPNTVPPVINTEMALAYRERIMNALPQGQFEPLMSLYLTDNTSADDIRSAKASGAVVAAKLYPAGATTNSDSGVTSAKNIYPVLQAMQEEGMLLLVHGEVTTHDIDIFDREKTFLDTVLAPIVNDFPNLKIVLEHITTADAVEFVNKAGDNVAATITAHHLMYNRNHMLVGGIRPHFYCLPILKRATHQHALVAAATSGSKKFFLGTDSAPHSKGKKETACGCAGSYTAHAALELYAEVFEQEGKLDQLEAFASHNGPDFYGQPRNSDTVTLTKQAWDVPAEMPFGGETVVPIRGGEQVLWTVK, from the coding sequence ATGACAACACTTACGATCACTCGTCCTGACGACTGGCACGTTCACCTGCGCGATGGCGAGGTTCTGACCGATACAGTACGTGATATCAGCCGCTACAACGGACGCGCGCTAATCATGCCTAACACTGTCCCACCTGTGATTAATACCGAAATGGCGCTGGCCTACCGCGAACGAATCATGAACGCGCTGCCACAAGGCCAGTTTGAACCTCTGATGTCACTGTACCTGACTGACAACACCAGCGCAGACGATATTCGCAGCGCCAAGGCATCCGGCGCCGTTGTCGCTGCCAAGCTTTACCCGGCGGGCGCCACCACCAACTCAGACTCTGGTGTCACCTCAGCGAAAAATATTTACCCTGTCCTGCAAGCGATGCAGGAAGAAGGCATGCTGCTGCTGGTTCACGGCGAAGTGACCACTCACGATATCGACATTTTCGACCGTGAGAAAACCTTCCTCGACACCGTACTGGCTCCAATCGTGAACGATTTCCCGAATCTGAAAATTGTCCTCGAGCACATCACCACTGCCGATGCCGTCGAGTTCGTCAACAAAGCCGGTGACAATGTCGCGGCAACAATTACCGCTCATCACCTGATGTACAACCGTAACCACATGCTGGTTGGCGGTATCCGCCCGCACTTTTACTGCCTGCCAATCCTGAAACGCGCGACCCACCAGCACGCTTTGGTTGCAGCGGCGACCTCTGGCAGCAAAAAATTTTTCCTTGGCACCGACTCAGCGCCGCACTCCAAAGGTAAAAAAGAGACCGCGTGCGGCTGTGCAGGTTCGTACACCGCACACGCAGCGCTTGAGCTGTATGCAGAAGTATTTGAGCAGGAAGGCAAACTGGACCAACTGGAAGCATTCGCAAGCCACAATGGCCCGGATTTTTACGGTCAGCCGCGTAACAGCGATACCGTTACCCTGACCAAACAAGCCTGGGACGTACCGGCGGAAATGCCGTTTGGCGGCGAAACCGTGGTGCCGATTCGTGGCGGCGAACAGGTGCTGTGGACGGTAAAATAA
- a CDS encoding AraC family transcriptional regulator, protein MNYAIQSETCLFPYLEATSRKRAVKHSLIHVERGLVLVKLGKQEYAIEADQALWIPIDCLSALTFFPNTQIQRIDFSVRLHDTFPHQAGLVKHTELSWAVLNRLRQLDSAQQASREDEVYLHLLQVIKSEVKNFEPKLPHSTFNQSLAAWSPQAHNGLSKEQHLVLLVREAMKRRLSGGKEAQIVAELFADNNSQYQQMCQIVLGKTL, encoded by the coding sequence ATGAACTACGCTATCCAATCTGAAACGTGCTTGTTTCCCTATCTTGAAGCCACGTCGCGCAAGCGCGCCGTTAAGCACAGCCTGATTCATGTGGAGCGTGGTTTAGTGCTGGTCAAACTCGGCAAGCAGGAATACGCCATTGAAGCTGATCAAGCGCTGTGGATCCCTATCGACTGCCTGAGTGCGCTGACGTTTTTCCCCAACACGCAAATTCAGCGTATCGATTTTTCGGTTCGACTGCATGATACCTTTCCGCATCAGGCGGGTCTGGTTAAACATACCGAACTTAGCTGGGCTGTACTTAACCGTCTGCGACAACTTGATAGTGCTCAGCAAGCCAGTCGTGAAGACGAAGTGTATCTGCATTTGCTGCAAGTGATAAAAAGCGAAGTAAAAAACTTTGAACCTAAGCTGCCTCATTCGACATTTAATCAGTCTTTAGCCGCGTGGTCGCCGCAGGCACACAACGGATTAAGCAAAGAGCAGCATTTAGTGTTGCTGGTACGTGAAGCGATGAAACGTCGCCTGTCAGGCGGAAAAGAAGCGCAAATCGTTGCCGAGCTGTTTGCTGACAACAACAGTCAGTATCAGCAGATGTGTCAGATCGTATTAGGTAAAACGCTTTAA
- a CDS encoding YfcZ/YiiS family protein codes for MSNQTYREPEVCEACGVAGEMGFIIREGDDVAEVTIFADSEPQMRAELDKYLTLAQQVNKNVEHEVMPLADDAKEMHVRFKFEVSAEKLIFELRSRSLAR; via the coding sequence ATGAGTAACCAAACCTACCGAGAGCCGGAAGTGTGTGAAGCATGTGGTGTAGCCGGTGAAATGGGCTTCATTATCCGCGAAGGGGATGATGTCGCTGAAGTGACTATTTTTGCCGACTCAGAGCCGCAAATGCGCGCAGAACTGGACAAGTACCTCACTCTGGCTCAGCAAGTGAACAAAAACGTTGAACACGAAGTTATGCCGTTAGCCGACGACGCCAAAGAGATGCACGTGCGCTTCAAATTTGAAGTCAGTGCGGAAAAATTAATTTTCGAGCTCAGATCCCGCTCACTGGCACGTTAA
- a CDS encoding TetR/AcrR family transcriptional regulator — translation MPKRSKEDTEITIQTIMDAVVDQLLTLGYDKMSYTTLSQQTGVSRTGISHHFPKKTDFASALDGRMFSLFVEHLDFDNGHESFVSSWMKALDNSEFVAILRLVFQHVVIAERAQEFAYNGLERLYKLADEKLGSGSDEKVEWLIGKSLITMSK, via the coding sequence ATGCCAAAGCGTAGTAAAGAAGATACCGAAATCACCATCCAGACCATCATGGATGCGGTCGTCGATCAGTTATTGACCCTCGGCTATGACAAAATGTCATACACCACTCTGAGCCAGCAGACCGGGGTGTCACGTACCGGAATCAGCCACCATTTTCCCAAGAAAACCGATTTTGCTTCAGCACTGGACGGCCGGATGTTCAGCCTGTTTGTTGAGCATCTTGATTTTGATAATGGCCATGAATCCTTTGTTTCAAGCTGGATGAAAGCGCTGGACAACTCAGAATTCGTCGCCATTCTGCGTCTGGTATTTCAGCACGTCGTGATTGCTGAGCGTGCCCAGGAGTTCGCCTACAACGGCCTGGAACGTCTGTACAAACTGGCTGACGAAAAACTCGGTTCAGGCAGTGATGAAAAAGTCGAATGGTTGATTGGTAAATCTCTTATTACCATGAGTAAGTAA
- a CDS encoding heme ABC transporter ATP-binding protein: MISTPAIQARGLHVQFGQRVILDNLNVDIDCGQVIALLGPNGAGKSTLLKLLSGEITSEAEIRVFGKPRQQWDKSELARHVGLLPQSSSLSFAFTAQEVVELGAIPLSVSRQQVSELARHYMHVTDVAHLAHRLYPSLSGGEKQRLHLARVLTQLHQAGSQKILMLDEPTSALDLAHQHNTLQIARQLATQEQCAVIVVLHDLNLAAQYADRMLLLSDGELVCDAPPWQALTTQTIQQVYGFRAVIAAHPTLAFPVVYPAE, from the coding sequence GTGATAAGCACTCCGGCCATTCAGGCTCGCGGGCTGCACGTTCAATTCGGACAACGTGTTATTCTGGATAATCTTAATGTCGATATTGACTGTGGCCAGGTCATTGCACTGCTGGGCCCCAACGGCGCCGGAAAAAGTACCTTGCTAAAACTGCTGAGTGGCGAGATTACCAGCGAAGCAGAGATTCGGGTATTTGGTAAACCCCGCCAACAGTGGGATAAGAGTGAGCTGGCACGCCATGTCGGTCTGCTGCCGCAGTCGAGCAGTCTTAGCTTTGCCTTCACCGCACAGGAAGTGGTGGAACTGGGGGCGATTCCGCTCAGTGTCAGTCGTCAACAAGTGAGCGAACTGGCAAGGCACTATATGCATGTCACCGATGTTGCCCACCTCGCACACAGGCTGTATCCATCCTTGTCCGGAGGGGAGAAACAGCGTCTGCATCTAGCCCGGGTACTGACCCAGCTTCATCAAGCCGGCTCGCAGAAAATTTTAATGCTCGACGAGCCCACTTCAGCACTGGATTTGGCTCATCAGCACAACACGCTGCAAATCGCCCGTCAACTGGCAACCCAAGAGCAGTGCGCCGTGATTGTGGTACTGCATGATCTCAACCTCGCGGCACAATATGCTGATCGTATGCTGCTGCTGAGTGATGGTGAACTGGTGTGTGATGCCCCGCCCTGGCAGGCGCTCACCACACAGACCATACAACAGGTTTATGGTTTCCGCGCCGTTATCGCTGCGCATCCGACGCTGGCCTTTCCGGTCGTCTATCCGGCCGAGTAA
- a CDS encoding helical backbone metal receptor has translation MKVTTRLAWLTATLFSLLSYSVQAEQRIISAGASVTELLLALNAQQELVAVDVTSSLPDTLTLPKIGYHRQLSAEGILSLAPTRLIGSDEMGPPATLDKLRAAGVEVDVINSDVTTQGLLQRIDQIARLTGQSANAAALKQTVQQTLNQLTSHQPQQSARKKVLFLLIHEGRAANVAGSATVPDEIINLAGATNPAAGEVSSYKPLSMEALVQMQPDVILVSGRSYDKLGGPDAILQSLPLLAATPAGQNKQIITLDGHALVGGLGLNSLKEAQRLQTILYPQE, from the coding sequence ATGAAAGTCACCACACGTTTAGCCTGGCTGACCGCCACTCTGTTTTCCCTGCTTTCCTATAGCGTACAGGCCGAACAACGTATTATCAGCGCTGGTGCCAGCGTTACGGAACTGCTGCTGGCTCTCAACGCCCAGCAAGAGCTGGTAGCGGTTGATGTCACCAGCTCTCTGCCGGACACGCTGACGCTGCCAAAAATCGGTTATCATCGCCAGTTATCTGCCGAAGGTATTCTATCTTTAGCGCCAACCCGTCTGATTGGTTCAGATGAAATGGGGCCGCCGGCGACGTTAGACAAATTACGCGCCGCCGGTGTTGAAGTGGACGTGATTAACAGCGATGTGACAACACAGGGGCTGTTACAGCGTATCGATCAAATTGCCCGTCTGACCGGACAATCCGCTAACGCTGCAGCCCTGAAACAGACGGTGCAACAAACGCTCAACCAGCTGACCAGCCACCAGCCGCAACAATCTGCACGTAAAAAAGTCCTGTTTTTGCTGATTCATGAAGGGCGGGCCGCCAATGTCGCCGGCAGCGCAACCGTACCGGACGAAATAATTAACCTTGCGGGCGCGACCAATCCGGCAGCCGGAGAAGTGAGCAGTTATAAACCGCTGTCGATGGAAGCTCTGGTTCAGATGCAGCCCGATGTCATCCTGGTCAGCGGGCGCAGCTATGACAAGCTGGGCGGACCGGACGCGATTCTGCAATCTTTGCCTCTGCTGGCGGCAACACCAGCCGGCCAGAACAAACAGATCATTACCCTCGACGGGCACGCACTGGTCGGCGGATTGGGCCTCAACAGCCTGAAAGAAGCCCAGCGTCTGCAAACTATTTTGTACCCTCAGGAGTAG
- the hutX gene encoding heme utilization cystosolic carrier protein HutX has protein sequence MESLAQQVAHLLESEPSLLPAAIAQQLNVSEYEVVSALPSGMATILDGAQAESVLTDLADWGPVTTIVHSFGSIFEVKAPLPKGKTARGYYNLMGREGQLHGHLKLDLIAHIALVSKPFNGRESHYFGFFTQQGDSVFKVYLGRDEQRQLLADQVARFKALQQKQ, from the coding sequence ATGGAATCTTTAGCACAGCAAGTAGCTCACCTGCTCGAGAGTGAGCCCTCTTTGTTGCCTGCGGCAATCGCCCAACAACTGAATGTCTCTGAGTATGAGGTGGTGAGTGCATTACCGTCCGGCATGGCGACCATTTTGGATGGCGCACAAGCCGAGTCGGTTCTCACCGATTTGGCCGATTGGGGCCCGGTGACCACAATAGTTCATTCATTTGGATCTATTTTTGAGGTCAAAGCACCGTTACCAAAAGGGAAAACGGCGCGCGGGTACTACAATTTAATGGGACGGGAAGGGCAACTGCACGGCCATCTGAAGCTGGACTTGATCGCGCACATTGCTTTGGTCAGCAAGCCGTTTAACGGACGCGAAAGCCATTATTTCGGCTTTTTCACCCAGCAGGGTGACAGCGTATTTAAAGTGTATCTCGGCCGTGACGAGCAACGTCAACTGCTTGCGGACCAGGTTGCACGGTTTAAAGCATTACAACAAAAACAGTGA
- a CDS encoding Lrp/AsnC family transcriptional regulator produces MDKFDNQIIALLQRDARMSVSDIAREVSLSRSAVTARIKKLEQDNIILGYHAQIAHPEQHNNVSAYFALKFDMAADLYSCEKYAEQLYRIPGVKWCHAISGETDLMIYVEAQSMAQLNAIRDELQQNPQLRNLRTHTVLKELFNTTKQTELP; encoded by the coding sequence ATGGATAAATTTGATAACCAGATCATCGCGTTACTGCAGCGCGATGCGCGTATGTCAGTCAGTGATATCGCACGAGAAGTGAGTCTGTCCCGATCTGCGGTGACAGCCAGAATTAAGAAGCTCGAACAGGACAATATTATTCTGGGTTATCATGCCCAGATCGCCCATCCCGAACAGCATAACAATGTCAGTGCTTACTTTGCGTTGAAATTTGATATGGCAGCCGATCTTTATTCCTGTGAAAAATATGCGGAACAGCTGTATCGGATTCCGGGGGTAAAGTGGTGTCATGCGATCAGCGGCGAAACGGATCTGATGATTTATGTCGAAGCGCAAAGCATGGCACAGCTGAATGCGATTCGTGACGAGTTGCAACAGAATCCGCAACTGCGCAATCTCAGAACCCATACGGTGCTGAAAGAGCTTTTTAACACCACTAAGCAGACTGAATTGCCTTAA
- a CDS encoding LysE family translocator yields MTFTVWLSLFTICILGAMSPGPSLAMVAKHSLAGGRKNGLATAWAHAFGIGVYALLTIVGLAVVLHQSPLVFKAISYAGAFYLAYLGFNALRSKGGVAAKLESGQSVSAWQSAKEGLMISLLSPKIALFFIALFSQFVAVGNEPGSKAIIVATPLIVDGLWYTFITFLLSSPRVLDKLRARAVLIDRLSGLVLIALAVRVVSDGVNQHAEIT; encoded by the coding sequence ATGACCTTCACGGTTTGGCTTTCACTGTTTACCATTTGTATTTTAGGCGCGATGTCTCCAGGGCCAAGCCTGGCGATGGTGGCGAAACACAGTCTGGCCGGCGGTCGAAAAAATGGTCTGGCTACGGCCTGGGCACATGCATTTGGGATTGGGGTCTATGCGTTGCTGACGATTGTGGGGTTGGCGGTGGTATTGCACCAGTCGCCGCTGGTGTTTAAAGCCATCAGCTATGCCGGTGCCTTCTATCTGGCTTATCTGGGGTTCAATGCATTACGTTCGAAAGGCGGCGTGGCGGCCAAACTGGAATCGGGTCAATCGGTTAGCGCCTGGCAGTCAGCCAAAGAAGGGTTGATGATTTCGTTACTGAGTCCGAAAATTGCGCTGTTTTTCATTGCGTTGTTCAGTCAGTTTGTTGCGGTCGGCAATGAACCGGGCAGCAAAGCGATAATAGTGGCAACACCGCTCATTGTGGACGGCTTGTGGTACACCTTTATCACTTTCCTGCTTTCCAGCCCGCGTGTACTCGATAAATTACGCGCCAGAGCCGTGTTGATTGACCGTTTGTCCGGCCTGGTTCTCATTGCTCTGGCGGTGCGCGTCGTTTCTGACGGTGTAAATCAGCACGCTGAGATAACATAG